One Polaribacter reichenbachii genomic window, AAGGAGCTTTTGCAGGTGGTGTAGCCCAGTATTTAATGAAAAAAGAAAATAGAGATTATGATTTGTTTTTAGGTACTTCTACAGGTAGTTTAATGGTTTCTCATTTGGCTTTAGGTATGTTAGATGAGTTAAAAGAGCTGTATACGAACGTAAATCAAGAAACAATTTTTAGTAATAATCCTTTTACTATAAGAAAAGTAGCAGGAGAAAAAGTGGTGAATATCAATCATTTTAATACATTAATTAATTTTATAAGAGGTAGAAAAACTTTTGGTGAGAGTAAAAATTTACGCAGTTTAATTAAGCGAAAAATTACCAAAGAAATGTATCATCAAATTCAGAATAACGATAAAGAAATTGTAGTTACTGTGTCTAATTTAACTGCAAATCAAATAGAATATAAATCGAGTAAAGATTGTACTTACGAAGATTTTTGTGATTGGATTTGGGGTTCTTGCAACTACGTGCCTTTTATGAGTTTGTTAGAAAAAAATAACCAACAATATGCAGATGGTGGTTTTGGCTCTTTAGTGCCAATTAGAGAAGCTATTTTAAGAGGAGCCACAGAAATTGATGCCATAATTTTAGAAACAGAAGTAACACAATTTAATAGAATACCTTCTAAAAATCCGTTTGCGCTTCTTTTCGATGTTTTTGATTTTATGCTAACACATGTAGAAAGACATAATATTACCATTGGTAAATTAGCTGCAACTAATAAAAACGTAAAGCTAAATTTATATTATACACCCACTGTTTTAACAACCAATTCTTTGGTTTTTGACGAAAGATTGATGCGAAAATGGTGGAAATCTGGTTTTAAATACGCAAAATCGAAACGAGAAGAATTAATGAGCGAATTTAGACCTGATGTTTTAACAGATAAAGAAATAGAAGAAGGTATTGATGATGTTAATAATTTAAACATTAAACACTAACTTTTATTTTATCTAAAATTAGTGTTTAAATTACATTATTTTCTCGGATTTACAAACATATAATCAGAAGCAGGAATTGCTAATTTTGAATCGTATATTTCTTTAAAATTCAATTTTTTGCTTGTTTTTGCTGATGATTTAAGACCTGTAGTAATATAGTTTAAAGTTTCATCTAATAATGGATCTGAACGTTCACCTAAAACACCTAAATTTCCATAATCTTCACCCAATTCAATTCCAGGAAAATTAATGCTTCCAGGTATAATTCCTTCAGGATAATTAACACCATCTTTATTGCTAATTTCTAAAACCAAAGGTTGCATAGCATAGGTATGATTTGTATTTAAATTATCGCCTGTTCTTTGT contains:
- a CDS encoding patatin-like phospholipase family protein; the encoded protein is MKKALVISGGGSKGAFAGGVAQYLMKKENRDYDLFLGTSTGSLMVSHLALGMLDELKELYTNVNQETIFSNNPFTIRKVAGEKVVNINHFNTLINFIRGRKTFGESKNLRSLIKRKITKEMYHQIQNNDKEIVVTVSNLTANQIEYKSSKDCTYEDFCDWIWGSCNYVPFMSLLEKNNQQYADGGFGSLVPIREAILRGATEIDAIILETEVTQFNRIPSKNPFALLFDVFDFMLTHVERHNITIGKLAATNKNVKLNLYYTPTVLTTNSLVFDERLMRKWWKSGFKYAKSKREELMSEFRPDVLTDKEIEEGIDDVNNLNIKH